In Coriobacteriaceae bacterium, a single window of DNA contains:
- a CDS encoding Cof-type HAD-IIB family hydrolase, whose translation MDTTFSHIKAVFCDIDGTLLTSQHTVSPRTVAAIRALRERGVLFGLCTGRDAHATEAMYELWGIEGLVDVLVGCGGAEVIDRAHDINELSYPLPGETIARICKHMADLPATPVCPRDGVFYVPESNACVEHLSRVDGVPYQVVDFAEFLREPQPKVMFTMAPEVMPRVIERASTFADNTVKAAALQTTQRLYEFMDPRVSKTRGLGRVAELSDMELQDICVFGDADNDTCMVADAGVGVAMANGSDATRTAADFVTASNDEDGIAIFIEEHLL comes from the coding sequence ATGGACACCACCTTCAGCCATATCAAAGCCGTGTTCTGCGATATCGACGGCACACTGCTCACGAGCCAGCACACGGTGTCCCCGCGCACCGTGGCGGCGATCCGCGCCCTGCGCGAGCGCGGTGTGCTCTTTGGCCTGTGCACCGGGCGCGACGCCCACGCGACCGAGGCCATGTACGAGCTCTGGGGCATCGAAGGCCTGGTGGACGTGCTGGTGGGCTGCGGTGGCGCCGAGGTCATCGACCGCGCGCACGACATCAACGAGCTGAGCTATCCGCTGCCGGGCGAGACCATCGCGCGCATCTGCAAGCACATGGCGGACCTTCCGGCAACACCCGTCTGCCCCCGAGACGGCGTGTTCTACGTGCCCGAGAGCAACGCGTGCGTCGAGCACCTGTCGCGCGTCGACGGCGTGCCCTACCAGGTGGTTGATTTTGCCGAGTTCTTGCGCGAGCCGCAGCCCAAGGTGATGTTTACCATGGCGCCCGAGGTGATGCCGCGGGTGATTGAACGGGCGTCGACGTTTGCAGATAACACTGTTAAGGCGGCGGCCCTGCAGACCACGCAGCGGCTCTACGAGTTCATGGATCCGCGCGTGTCCAAGACGCGCGGCCTTGGGCGCGTGGCGGAGCTCAGCGATATGGAGCTCCAGGACATCTGCGTGTTTGGCGATGCGGACAACGACACCTGCATGGTGGCCGACGCCGGCGTGGGCGTGGCTATGGCAAACGGCAGCGACGCCACCCGTACCGCCGCGGACTTTGTAACCGCGAGCAACGACGAGGACGGCATCGCGATCTTTATCGAGGAACATCTGCTGTAG